Proteins found in one Sardina pilchardus chromosome 3, fSarPil1.1, whole genome shotgun sequence genomic segment:
- the slc1a9 gene encoding solute carrier family 1 member 9, whose translation MTNHQPVKESMECEDGGEPAPKAGLFQQYCGWMTRSPDHLLLLLTVLGVIAGSLCGMMLRYVPDLDPNTLMLVSFPGDILMRMLKMLILPLIISSLITGLAGLDARSSGRMGTRAMVYYMSTTVIAAILGVILVLGIHPGNPKLRSDPGATNAPPKNQEVNSLDAFLDLIRNLFPENLVQACFQQVQTVLKKVAVPLQNQTEPIFVNKKKLEFKWGMNVLGLIGFFITFGMCMGKMGERGKLMAEFFNILNEIIMKMVSMIMWYSPVGIASLICGKIAAIGDLEVVARQLGMYMVTVMVGLTIHGGIILPFIFFGVTRKNPFHFYSGIFQAWITALGTASSAGTLPVTFRCLEENLKIDKRVTRFVLPIGATINMDGTALYEAVAAIFIAQMNDINLDAGQIVTVSMTATLASVGAASIPSAGLVTMLLILTAVGLPTQDISLLIAVDWLLDRMRTSINVVGDSFGAGIVDYLSHAELAEYDAEGVAAAEGEEEEEEFIPPPPLLTEIDLMEPLKPPELPPRSPRPPKLNHTAPHSLAQSHSVTHSPLSVRSPSPRSVRSPSPRPVRSSSPRSIQSHSPRPFRTHSPRLLRRTEPGYTALPTHENQIPTLPRAYRERERDRERERLRGRERERESETEEDEERERGFDDVSDGEESDDTAYDRRHTIPPCDLP comes from the exons ATGACGAATCATCAGCCAGTGAAGGAGTCCATGGAGTGTGAGGATGGGGGGGAGCCGGCGCCTAAAGCTGGCCTTTTCCAGCAATACTGTGGCTGGATGACCAGGTCACCTGACCATCTCCTACTGCTTCTCACCGTCCTCG gTGTAATAGCGGGCTCATTGTGTGGCATGATGCTCCGGTACGTGCCCGATTTGGACCCCAACACACTAATGCTGGTGTCCTTCCCCGGAGACATCCTGATGAGGATGCTGAAGATGCTCATCCTCCCCCTCATCATCTCCAGTCTCATCACAG GTTTGGCGGGTTTGGATGCCCGCTCCAGTGGTAGGATGGGAACCAGGGCCATGGTCTACTACATGTCCACTACTGTAATCGCTGCCATCCTGGGAGTTATCTTAGTCCTGGGCATTCACCCGGGTAACCCTAAGCTCCGGAGTGACCCCGGAGCGACCAACGCGCCTCCCAAGAATCAGGAAGTCAACAGTCTGGATGCCTTCCTGGACCTCATTCGCAACCTCTTCCCTGAGAACCTGGTGCAGGCTTGCTTCCAGCAG GTCCAGACCGTGCTGAAGAAAGTTGCTGTTCCTCTCCAGAATCAAACAGAACCTATCTTTGTCAACAAGAAGAAACTAGAGTTCAAATGGGGAATGAATGTACTAG GTTTGATTGGGTTCTTCATTACCTTTGGAATGTGCATGGggaaaatgggagagagagggaagctcATGGCCGAGTTCTTCAACATCCTGAATGAGATCATCATGAAGATGGTATCCATGATCATGTG gTACTCCCCTGTGGGTATTGCCTCCCTCATCTGTGGGAAGATTGCAGCTATTGGAGACTTGGAGGTGGTTGCTAGGCAGCTGGGCATGTACATGGTAACAGTCATGGTTGGTCTTACCATCCATGGTGGTATAATTTTGCCCTTCATCTTCTTTGGGGTGACCAGGAAGAACCCTTTCCACTTCTACTCAGGAATCTTCCAGGCGTGGATAACAGCCTTAGGAACTGCCAGCAG CGCTGGGACACTGCCAGTCACATTCCGATGCCTGGAGGAGAACCTGAAAATTGACAAGCGCGTGACCCGCTTTGTGCTACCCATCGGCGCCACCATAAACATGGATGGCACTGCTCTCTATGAGGCTGTGGCAGCCATCTTCATTGCCCAAATGAATGACATCAATCTAGACGCAGGGCAGATTGTAACAGTGAG TATGACAGCAACATTGGCCAGTGTTGGAGCAGCCAGCATACCCAGTGCTGGCCTTGTGACCATGCTGCTGATCTTGACTGCTGTTGGCCTCCCCACCCAAGACATCAGCCTTCTCATTGCAGTGGACTGGCTACT GGATCGCATGCGCACCTCCATCAACGTAGTGGGCGACTCCTTTGGAGCAGGCATCGTGGACTACCTGTCTCACGCAGAGCTGGCGGAATATGATGCCGAGGGCGTCGCTGCTGccgagggggaagaggaggaggaggagttcaTTCCGCCTCCGCCCCTCCTGACCGAGATAGACCTGATGGAACCGCTGAAGCCTCCCGAACTGCCACCACGCTCGCCCCGTCCACCCAAGCTGAACCACACGGCCCCGCACTCGCTGGCCCAGTCCCACTCCGTGACGCACTCGCCTCTGTCGGTGCGCTCGCCCTCCCCGCGCTCTGTGCGCTCGCCGTCGCCGCGGCCCGTCCGCTCATCATCGCCGCGCTCGATCCAGTCCCACTCACCCAGACCTTTCCGCACACACTCTCCACGCCTGCTGCGACGCACTGAGCCTGGGTACACTGCCCTACCTACTCATGAAAACCAG ATTCCTACCCTTCCACGTGcctatagagagagggagcgagaccgagagagggagcgactgcgaggaagagagagggaacgagaaaGTGAGACCGAGgaggacgaagagagagagagggggtttgACGATGTCAGTGACGGGGAGGAGAGTGACGACACTGCTTACGACCGGAGACACACCATCCCTCCATGTGACCTACCATGA
- the fgf21 gene encoding fibroblast growth factor 21: MPLCLYPLYLLLLPSLSLCFYVQSSSVLSSFNDQVRQRHLYTESRSQALFLEMKPEGSVAGSPTMSQYTVLELRSIKAGHTVIKGLASLLFLCVNQKGQLRGERTYIASDCDLQEVLRADGYSIFLSPHNGLPLSLGKRNGHTLSKFLPLTSDLLVEGQKHQEEQTLSTGQHSTHFDSDDPLGMVQSHSNSVLSPSLDIKR; encoded by the exons ATGCCTCTGTGCCTTTATCCTCtttatctcctcctcctcccatcactctctctctgcttctatGTGCAAAGTTCAAGCGTCCTCTCGTCCTTCAACGATCAGGTCAGACAACGGCATCTCTACACAG AGAGCAGAAGCCAGGCTCTGTTCCTGGAGATGAAGCCTGAAGGTTCCGTAGCTGGTTCTCCCACAATGTCTCAATACA CTGTTCTGGAGCTGCGGTCCATCAAAGCAGGACATACGGTCATAAAGGGTCTGGCTTCGTTGCTGTTTCTCTGTGTCAACCAGAAAGGACAGCTCAGAGGAGAG CGGACCTACATAGCCTCTGACTGTGACCTACAAGAGGTGCTGAGGGCGGACGGATATTCCATCTTCTTGTCACCTCACAATGGACTTCCTCTGTCCCTCGGAAAGAGAAATGGACATACCCTTTCCAAGTTCTTGCCGCTGACAAGTGACCTGTTAGTGGAGGGACAGAAACATCAGGAAGAGCAGACCTTGAGCACAGgccaacacagcacacattttGACTCGGATGATCCCTTGGGAATGGTACAGTCCCATTCCAACTCTGTCTTAAGCCCAAGTCTGGACATAAAGAGATAG